In Desulfoferula mesophila, the genomic window CTATACCTCTCGTTTGCGCTCTCGCCAAAGCGCCCAGAAAATAAGGAGCACGGTGACTCCCAGGGCTCCCGGCCCGACGATTTCGCCGTGGCGCAGGTAAAACGTATCCTCGTTCATAAGTGGCAGATCGGCGCTGGCCACCGCGGGGGTGAACAGGCCGGTGGCCTTTATGATCTCACCGCTGGGCAGCACGAAACCCGAGACGCCGGTGTTGGCCGCCCGGGCGCAGGCCAGCCGGTTTTCCACGGCCCGGAAGCGCAGATGGGCCATGTGCTCATAGGGCGCGCTGGTGCGCCCGAACCAGGCGTCGTTGGTCTGGTTCACCAGCAACCGAGCCCCGGCCAGGCGCATGTCCCGAGCCAGCTCGGGGAATATGGATTCATAACAAATCAGGGGCCCCAGCGCCACCGGCCCCATGTTCAGGACCTTGCCCGGCCGGCCCACCGCGAAATCGTCGCCGATCTGGGCCACGGCCCGCACGAAAAACAGTATCTGGCTCCAAGGCACGTATTCGCCAAAGGGCACCAGGTGCACCTTGTCGTAATACTCCGCCGCGTCCCCCGTGGGCTTCACCAGCCAGGCGCGGTTACTCACCTTGTACTTACCGTCCACCTCCACCGCGCCCAACGAGCCCAGCATGATGTAGGCGTCCAGCTGGTTGGCCAGCTCCAAAACCGGCTGGCTGGGCCGGGCGTCGCGCATGAAATAAAAAGGCGCGGCCGACTCGGGCCAGACCACCAGCCAGGGCCGCCTTTTCTCCGTGGCCGCCGCGCGCTGGGTGGCCTTTACGTGGCGCTCGATCACCACCGGGCGCAACGCGCGCTGCCAGAGCATGGGCAGGGACACGTCGCCCTGCACCACGCTAACCGCCAGGGTGGGTGCGGCCTGGGAAGCGGCGCGCACCTGGGTCAGGCGCGCCTGGCCCCACCACCAGCCGCCCGCCACCAAAACCAGGGCCGCCGCCAGGGCCGAGCCCTGCCGCCAGGCCGGCGCGGCCTCACGGGGAAAAACGACCGCCTCGGCCACCAGGGCGTTGACCAGCACCACCAACAGGCACAGCCCGTTGGTGCTCCACAGCTCGGCGCTCTGCATCAGGGGCAGGCTGCCGTCCAGGCCCATGGCCAGAGGCAGCCAGGGCACCCCGGTGACGGCCCAGGAGCGCACCCACTCCAGGCCGGCCCAGACCAGGGGGGCCGCCAGCAGGGGCCTGATGCCCTCCCGGTTCAGGAAGCTCACCACGCAGCAGAAGATGCCCAGGTAGCAGCCCAGATAAAAGGCGAAAAAGAAAAGGGCGACCCCGGCCAGGGCCCAATTGAGGCCGCCATATTGGGTCATGACCACCAGGATCCAATACATGAGCCCGGCGAAAAGGGCCATGCCGCCCAGCCATCCGGCGATCAGGGCGCGGCGGGGGCTCAGGCGCCGGGCCAGCAGGATGAAGGGAGCCACCCCCAACAGACAAAGGGGCCACCAGTTCAGGGGTGGAAAGGCCAGGGCCAAGAGCCCCCCCGCCAAAAAGGCCGTGAGGGCGGCGCCCCAACCGGGGCGCCAACTGGCGAGAAGGGGCACTTGGATTCAGTCTCCGTGATTGGGCGAGGCGGGCTGGGAGCCGCTGAAAATCTGAACCTCGGTGACACGGCGCTCGTCGGCCCCCACCACGACCATACGCAGGGGGCCGTAGGTTACTTCTTCCTGGGCGCGGGGCACCCGGCCCAGCAGGGTGGTGATAAAACCGCCCACGGTCTCGAAGCGCCCCTCGGGCAGCTCCTCGGGTAGCTCCATGTCCAGGTACTCGGCCAGCTTCTCCACCTCCAGGCGGGCGTCCACCAGTATGGAGCTGTCGGCCTGCTCCATTATCTGCGGCTCTTCCTGGTCGTACTCGTCGATGATCTCGCCGACGATCTCTTCCAGCACGTCCTCGATGGTGACGATGCCGGCGGTGCCGCCGTATTCGTCCACCACGATGGCCAGGTGCGCCCGCTTGCGCTTGAAGTCGCTGAACAGCTGGTCCACCGGCTTGGACTCCGGGACAAAGAAGGGAGGCCTGCACATGGCGGTCACATCCACGTCCCGGCCGTTCTTGCCCCAATGGGGCAAGAGATCCTTGGCATGTACCACTCCCACGATGTTGTCCAGGTCCTCGCCGGTGATGGGCAGGCGCGAGTGGCCCGACTCCACGATCACCTGCACCACCTCCTCCAGGCTGGCCGTGCTGGACACGGTGGCCATTTCGGTGCGCGGCACCATGATCTGACCGGTGGTAGTTTCGTCCAGGTCCAGGACCGCCTCGATCATGCGGCCCTCATTGGCGGTGATGAGGCCCTTGGCCTCGCCTTCATCCACCAACCCGTGAATCTCGCGCTCCAGATCCTCGGAGGTGTTGGTTGGGGTCACCCCCAAAGCAAGTTTTACTCGCTGGAGAAGGCTTCGTCGCGGCTCGGGTTCCACCTTTTTCCATCCAGGCAAAGATGCCGTAGTGATCCACTGCGGATTGAAATAAATTTAACGCATCCAGACCCATGGGGTCAAAATTTTTTATCCCGCCAGCAAGGAGTACCCGCCCTGGGGCAACAGGCCTATCTCGCGGCCGCGGGCCAAGAGCTCTTCCACCGCGGCCAAGCCCTCGGGGCCCAGCTCCCGGCTGAAGTCGTTAACATACAGCCCAATGTGCTCGTTCACCACCTCGGGCAGCATCTCCTGAGCATGGGCCAGCATGAACTCTTGAGAGGCTTGGGGCCGTGCCTGAGCGTGGGCCACGCTGGCACTCAGTATATCCTGTAACTCCCGCGCCGCCTCGCGGCCCAGGTCCCGGCGGGCGGCGATGCAGCCCAGGGGAATGGGCAGCCCGCTGATCTCTTCCCACCAGGCCCCCAGATCCAGCGGGGCCAGCAGGCCGTAGCCTTCGAAGGTGAAGCGCCCCTCGTGGATTATGAGGCCCGCTTCGAAGCGCCTCTCGGCCACGGCAGGCATGATCTGGTCGAAGACCAGGGCCTCGGCCAGTGGCGCCCGGCCCAGGTACAAGCTGAGCAGCATGAAGGCGGTGGTGTTGAAGCCGGGCACGGCCACGGTCGCCTCGGCCAGCCGCTCCAGGTCGAAGCCCGGGCGGCACACCACCAGGGGGCCGCAGCCCCGGCCCAGGGCGGCTCCGGCGGTTAGCAGGCCGTAGCGATCCAGGCAGCGCCCCAAGGCCGGGAAACTGAGCTTGGTCATCTCCAACTCACCGGCCAGGGCCAGGCGGTTGAGCTCCTCCACGTCGGCCATGTGCGGGCGAAGCCGCCAGCCGCGGGTATCCACCAGGCCGTGCAGGGCCGCGTGAAAGGCAAAGGTGTCGTTGGGGCACGGCGAAAGCCCGAAGCCGATCTCGCGGGGATTCACGAGCTCTACCCCAAGGCCAACAGGGCCCGCTGGGCCGCCTCGGCCCCGGCGGCCAGGTCCAGTTCGCGCAGCCCGGCGGGGTTGCTGACTCCCCTCAGGGCCGCGAAGGGCTTGGCGTACCAGCGGGCCACCAGGCCCACCGCCGCGCCTTCCATCTCTTCCATGATGGCCCCCCAGCGCCGTCCCACCGCCAGGGCCGTGGCCGCGTCGCCGCTGATGCGCCCCACCGTGGCCATGGGGCCTTGGGCTATGCCGGGGTTGGCCCGCCGGATAAGCTCGTTCAGGCCGAGGTCGCAGGGGATGCGGTTGTAGACCGGCAAGCCCGTGCTGCGCCCGGCCAGGGCGATGTCCACCTCGTCCAGGCCCGCCAGGCCCCCGGCGCTTTGCACCCCCATGTCGGCCAGCACCACCTCGCTGGCCAGGGCCGCCTGGCCGATTCGCAGGCCGCTGCCCTCAAAGGCCCCGGCGCAGCCCAGGTTGAACACCGCCTCGATGCCGGGTTCGGCCTCCAGGGCCGCGGTGACGGCCTGGGCCGCGTTCACCTGGCCGATGCCGGTGAGCAGCAACAGGGTATCGCGCCCGGCCAACGAGCCGCGCCAACAGGGGCGGCGGCCGATATCGCCGGCGACTTGCCAGCGGGTGGTCAACAGGCGGGCCTCCGGGGCCATGGCGACGGTTATCAACCACAAACTCATGATTCAGCCCCCAATCCCCGGCGCAGCGTGTCCACCAGACCGGCGGCCAGCTGCGCCGCATGGGCCGCGTCGGCGTCCTTGAGGCACAGGCCGGTGTCCATGTGCTCCATCACCGAAGCAATCAAAAAGCGCTCCAAGGTGGCGTCCACCACCAGAGCGGCCATTTCCAAATCCAGGTCCGCCCGCAATTGGCCGTCGGCTACCCCGTCGGTCAGCAGGTCCATGATGTAGTCGTGGCTGAACAGGCGGATGGAGGCCAGCAGGCGCCCCCGGAAGGGCACGTCGCCCTCGAACATCACCCGAAGGTAAAACTGGAACAAGCGGGGGTTGGCCGCGATCATCTCCAGGCCCGCCAGCAGGCTGATCTCCAGGCGGGTGAACACGTCCTGGCCCTTGGTGTCCTCGCGCACCCGGCGCAAATGGCGCTTCACCCGCTCCACCGAAAAATCGAACACCTGGGAGAACAAGCCGGGCTTGTCGCGGAAGTATTTGAAGATGCTGCCCTTGGCTATGCCCAGGCGGCTCACCAGGCGGTTGAGCGAGGCCCGGGCGTAGCCCTTGGCCGCGAACTCGCTCAGGGCTTCGTCCAGGATGCGCTCTTGCTTGTCGGAAGGCAGGTTGTTGAAGGTGCTGCTGGGCGGCATGGCCTGGCCTAGTTGGCGGCGGCCAGCAAGGAGTCCAGCACCGCGTTGATGAATCCCGGCGAGTCCTCCGCGCCGTAGCGCTTGGCCAACTCCACCGCCTCGTTGATGGCCACCTTGGGCGGTACCGAGCCGCCGCTGAAGAGCATCTCGTAGCAGGCCAGACGCAGGATGTTGCGGTCCACCCGCGACATCCGCTCTACCCGCCAACTGCGGCTGGCCTCGGCCAGGGCCTGGTCTATCGCGGCGGCGTGCTCCGCGATGCCGTTGACCAGTTCCTGGGCATAGACCCACAGCCGTTTGGGCGCGGCAAAGTTGTCCGCGAAGCTGTCCAGGGCCTCCTGGGCGGTGGCGTCACCGTGCTCCATTTGATAGAGCACCTTGAGGGCCAGCTCGCGGCTTTTACGGCGTTCGCCCACTCTAAAGATTCTTGAACAGGTCGACCATTTCCATGGCGGCCATGGCGGCGTCGGCGCCCTTGTTGCCGGCCTTGGTGCCGGCCCGCTCGATGGCCTGCTCGATGCTGTCGGTGGTGAGCACCCCGAAAATAACCGGCACCCCGGTCTCCAGGCCGGCCTGGGCCACGCCCTTGGACACCTCGGCGGCCACGTAGTCGAAGTGGGCCGTGGCGCCCCGGATCACCGCCCCCAGGGTGATGACCGCGTCGTATTTGCCGCCGGCCGCCAGCTTGCGGGCCACCAGGGGAATTTCAAAGGAGCCGGGCACCCACACCACCGTGAGGTTCTGGTCCGCCGCGCCGTGGCGCTTGAGCGTGTCCAGGGCTCCCTCCACCAGCTTTGAGGTGATGAAGTCGTTGAAGCGGCCGGCCACCAGGGCCACCTTGATTCCTTGGGCCTTTAAGGACCCCTCGATTACCTTGGCCATATCACCCCCTATCGGCCGCTTTGGCGGCCTGTTTGAGCAGATGCCCCATTTTGGTGCACTTGGTGCGCAGGTAGACTTCGTTATCGGCGCAGGGCGGAATCTCCAAGGGAACCCGCTCCACCACCGAAAGCCCGTAGCCGTCCAGACCCACCATTTTTTTGGGGTTGTTGGTCATAAGACGCATCTGGCGGACCCCCAGGTCGGCCAATATCTGAGCCCCGATGCCGTAGTCGCGCAGGTCGGCCGGGAAGCCCAGGCGCTCGTTGGCCTCCACCGTGTCGGCCCCGTGGTCCTGCAGCTCGTAGGCCCTCAGCTTGTTTACCAAGCCTATGCCCCGGCCCTCCTGGCTCATGTACAAGAGCACGCCAGAGCCCTCGGCCTCGATCTTGCCCAAGGCCTCGGCCAACTGGTCGCCGCAGTCGCAGCGGCGCGAATGGAACACGTCGCCGGTGAGGCACTGGGAGTGCACCCGGACCAGCACCGGTTTTTCCGGATCGATCTCGCCCTTGACCAGGGCCACGTGCTCCAGGTTGTCCACGTCGTTGGTATAACCCATGGCCGTGAACTCGCCAAAGTCGGTGGGCAGGCGCACCTGGGCCTGGCGGTGCACGAAAGACTCATGGCCCATGCGATAGGAAACCAGGTCGGCCACGGTCACGATCTTGAGCCCGTGTTGCTCCGCGAAGACCTCCAGGTCGGGCATGCGGGCCATGGTGCCGTCGTCTTTCATGATCTCGCAGATCACCCCGGCCGGGGTGAGCCCGGCCAGGCGGGCCAGGTCCACCGAGCCCTCGGTCTGCCCGGTGCGCACCAACACCCCGCCCCGGCGGGCCCGGAGCGGAAACACGTGGCCGGGGCTGACCAGGTCGTCGGGACCGGAGGACGGGTCCACCGCCGTGCGGATGGTGTGGGAGCGGTCGTGGGCGCTGATGCCGGTGGTCACTCCCTTGCTGGCCTCGATGGATACGGTAAAGGCGGTCTCAAAGGGAGACTTGTTGTCGCGCACCATGGGGGTGAGGCCCAGGCGATCCGCCTGGTCGGGGATGAGGCTTAGGCAGATGAGACCCCGGCCATGGGTGGCCATGAAGTTGATGGCCTCGGGGGTCACCATCTCCGCGGCCATGGTCAGGTCGCCTTCGTTCTCACGGTCCTCGTCATCCACCAGGATGACCATCTTACCGTTGCGAATATCCTCGATGGCCTCTTCTATGCTGGCCACGGGCATGATGTCTTCTCTCCGGCCGCCGCCTTGTCAAAGAGGGCCCGGCTCCGGCGGCGGCGCAGGCTGGGCCCTAAAGGTGCAATTCGAATTTCTGCTCGACGATGCGTCCGCCCCATTGCTGCACCTCGTGCTCTTCGGCCAAGGTGAAACCAGCGTCTTCATACAGGCGCCGGGCCGCATCCAGCCCGGCGAAGGTCCACAAAAAGACCTTGCGATGCCCCGCCTGGCGGGCGAACTCCAGGCAGCGACTTAAAAGCTTACGCCCCAGGCCCCGGCCGTGCCATCCCGGGTCCACGATGAACCAGCGAAGCCTGGCCCCCTCATCAAAGGAGCCGTCCAGGGCCACGCAGCCGGCCAGGCGGTCATCGTCCTTGGCTGCCAGGAACAAGTCGCGGGCCGGATCGGCCCGCTCCATAAACTCGGCCAATTCGCGGCCCACCTGGGCCTCGAACGATAGATCCAGGCTCCAGTATCGGGCGTAGTAGGTGGCGTGCAGCCGGGTTACCTCGCCGATCGCACCAGGGAAATACCCAACCAGCTCCGTCCCCTGCTCCAACCGCTTTCTCCGCCGTCCCGCCCCGGCTACCAGCCCATGCGCTTGAGGTCTTCCATGCTCAGGCCCTTGGAGGCCCCGGGGCCGTCCTCATCGCGATTAAGTAGCCTTGCCACGTACTTGCCTATGAGGTCGGTCTCAATATTAACAGAATCGCCTTGCTTGGCAAGGTGAAGGGTGGTGGCGGTCATGGTGTGGGGAATAATATTCAGGCTGAAGCTTTCGCTCCCCACCTGGTTGACCGTGAGGCTGATGCCGTTCAGGGCCACCGAGCCCTTTTCCACCACAAAACGCAGGTGCTCGGGCGGGATGCCCACCTCGATGCGGGTGGAGCCGCCCACCTGTTCCAGCTTTTGCAACGTGCCCACGCAATCCACGTGCCCGGTGACCAGATGGCCCCCCAGGCGATCGCCCAACTGCATGGCCCGTTCCAGATTCACCCTGTCGCCCAGCCGGAGGCCTCCCAGGGTGGTGCGCGAGAGCGTCTCGGCCGACACGTCCACCGCGAACCCGTCGGCGCCGATGCGGGTCACCGTGAGGCAGGCCCCGTTTACCGCGATGGACTCACCCAGCACGGTCTGCTCCGCTGGCCAGGGCGCGCTGATGCTCAGCACGCTGTCCGGGCCCTGGGGGGTGATGCGCCCCACCCGGCCCAGGCCTTCCACCAGTCCGGTGAACATAAGCTCCTACTCGCTATTCCGGCTCGCGCCTAGTCCCGCCGGGGCTGCCACAGGCCAAACAGCGCTCCCTGGGGATCCTTGATCACGGCGAACCAGCCCATGCCCGGAACGGAGGTCTTGTGTTTGAGGATGGTGCCGCCCAGGCGCTCCACCTTGTCGCACACGGACGATAGCTCCTTGACCTCCACAAAGGGGGTCCAGGCGGTGGGAGTGTGAGGATTGGTCTTGGCCATCATGCCGCCTTCGGCATCTCCGCCGGTATTGATGAAGTAGTAAGGAATGCTGGATTCCTCAAAAGACTTCATCTTCCAATCGAAAATCTCGCTGTAAAATTCCTTGGCGCCATCCAGGTCGTCGGTGTTCAACTCCACCCAGCGGAAAGGGTTGCCCATTTCAACGCTCCTTTACAAAAATTTCTCTGTAATGATGCCTAAGCTTGGATGATGGACCACAGCATAACATCATCGCCGAAACGCCGCACCATGGGGCGGCTCAAAGGCCAGGCCTTATCCATGCGCTCCAGGCCGGGCCCGCCCACCATGGAGGGAGCGGCGGCCCCGCCCACCAGCTTGGGCGCGTAAAAATACATGACCTCGTTGACCAGCCCGCCCTCCAGCAGGGACCAGGCCAGACCGGCCCCTCCCTCGGCCAGCAGGCTGGTGATGCCCCGCCCTCCCAGCTCGCCCAGGAGCGCGCTCAGATCCACCCGTCCCGCGGCGTCCGGGGGCAGGCGCAAAACCTGGGCTCCGGCGTCGCTCAGGGCCTGGGCCCTCTCCAGGGGCGCGCCGTCCAGGCAGGCCACCAGGCAGCCCGGCGCCTGGGCCGGGTCCAGCACCCGGGCCGTTACCGGCAGGCGCAAACGGCTGTCCACCACCACCCGCAAGGGGTTGGACCGGCCCGCCAGGCGGCAGGTCAGCTGGGGGTCGTCGGCCAGCGCGGTGCCAGAGCCCACCATGATGGCGTCCACCCAGCCCCGCAGCCGGTGCACGAAGCGGCGGCTGGCGCCCCCGGTGACCCAGCGGCTGTGCCCGGTGGCGCTGGCGGTCTTGCCGTCCATGGTGGCCGCGGTCTTGAGGATCACGTGGGGCCGTCCGGTGGTGACGTGGGTCATAAAAAAGCGGTGCTCCCAGGCGCAGGCCGCCTCCAACACCCCCGGCGTCACGTCCAACCCCTGTTCAGCCAAAAAACTTCCCCCGCCTCCGGCCACCCGGGGGTTGGGGTCGGAAGCCCCGTACACCACCCGCGCGATGCCCGCGGCCAGGATGCCCTGGGTGCAGGGCGGGGTGCGCCCGGCGTGGTGGCAGGGCTCCAGGGTGACGTAGATGGTGGCTCCCCGGGCCAGCTCCCCGGCTTGCTTGAGGGCGTGCACCTCGGCGTGGGGCTCCCCGGCCTTGGCGTGCCAGCCTTGGCCCACCACCCGGCCCCGGGCCACCACCACCGCGCCCACCGCCGGGTTGGGCGAGCTGCGGCCCAGACCCCGGCGGGTCAGGGCCAGGGCCCGGCGCATGAAATGGATGTCCTGGGGTTCTGGGGGACGGATAGCCATCGGCGGCCCGGTCAGTTTTCCTCGCGCTGGGCCACCAGCTTCTTAACCTCGCGCATCAGCTCGTCCACGTCGCGGAACTCGCGGTACACGCTGGCAAAGCGCACGTAGGCCACGTCGTCCAGCTCCTTGAGCAGGTTCATTACCGCTTCGCCCAGCTCGCGCACCGGGATCTCGCGCAGATTGCGCTCCTGAAAGCTGGTCTCCAGGTTGTCCAGGAAAGCATCGACCTTTTCAATGGACACCGGACGCTTGTGCAGGGCTTTGAGGACGCCCGTCTTGAGCTTGGCCCGGTCGAAGACCTCACGGCTGCCGTCCTTCTTGACGACATAGGTCTCCATCTCCTCCACCCGCTCATAGGTGGTGAAGCGCTGGTCGCAGTCCAGACACTGGCGGCGGCGGCGGATCACCGAGGCGTCTTTGCTCACCCTCGAATCCACCACCTTGTTATCCAACTTGCCGCAGAACGGGCACCTCATGAGTTTTCTCCCTGTTTGCGGCCCGACAGGCCGTATTCCCCCTCCAGGGCCACGGGCGCCACCAGGCCCATGCGGGCGGCTTGATTCTCTTCGTCGATCCAGTCCTGGGGATCCAGGGCGGTGATTTCGGCATCCCGCGGATGCACCACCACCTTGTCGATGCCGGCGTTGATTATGACCCGGCGGCACAGCAGACAAGGCTCGGGATTCTCGGTGGGCAGTCCGTCGTCCATCTCCACTCCGGACAAATACAAGGTGGCCCCCAGGGTCTGGGAGCGCGAGGCGTGGATCACCGCGTTCATCTCGGCGTGCACCGAGCGGCACAGTTCGTAGCGCTGGCCCGAGGGGATGTTGAGCTCCTGGCGCAGGCAACGGCCCAGATCCACGCAGTTGGCCACCCCCCGGGGAGCCCCGGCGTAGCCGGTGGATACGATCTGGTCGTCCTTGACGATCACCGCGCCGTACTTGCGCCGCAGGCAGGTGCCCCGGCGGCTTACTTCGCGGGCGATTTCCAGGTAGTAGGCGTCTTTGCTAGGTCTGGCTTTCAACTGAAGCGGCCTTCCAGGGGCGAAACGCCTCGGCCCGGGCCGCCATCGCCGTCCCGCCTCCAGCCTAGGGCTGGTAGGTCTTGAACAACACGCTGGCGTTGGTGCCGCCGAAGCCGAAGGAATTGCTCAGTACGGTGTTAATCTTGCCTTCCCGAGCCTGGTTGGGCACGTAGTCCAGGTCGCACTCGGGATCGGGGTTCTCATAATTGACCGTGGGCGGCATGATCTGGTCGCGCAGGGCCAGGACGGCGATGGCCGCCTCCACCCCGCCGGTGGCGCCCAACATGTGTCCCAGCATGCTCTTGGTGCTGCTTATGGCCACCTTGTAGGCGTAGTCCCCGAAGAGAATCTTGATGGCCTTGGTCTCGGTGGCGTCGTTGAGATCGGTGGAAGTTCCGTGGGCGTTGATGTAGTCCACGTCCTCGGGAGCCACTCCCGCGTCGTCCAGGGCCATCTTCATGCAGCGCACGAAGCCCATGGCGCTGGGGTCGGGAGCGGTCATGTGGTAGGCGTCGGCGCTGAGGCCGTACCCCACCAGCTCGGCCAGGATGTTGGCCCCACGCGCCTTGGCGCTCTCCAGGTCTTCCAATACCAGCACGCCCGACCCCTCGGACATGATGAAGCCGTCGCGCTGGGCGTCGAAGGGGCGGCTGGCCCTGGTGGGCTCGTTGTTGCGGGTGCTGAGCGCCCGGGCGGCCCCGAAACCGGCCAGGGTGGTGGCGGTGCACACCACCTCTGCGCCACCGCAGACCATGATGTCGGCCACGCCCCGCTGGATCATCTTCATGGCCTCGCCCACCGCGTGGGTTCCGGCGGCGCAGGCGGTGCACACGCAGGTGTTGGGTCCCTTGAGGTTGTGGATCATGGACACTTCGCCGGGGGCCATGTTGCCGATGAGCTTGGGGATGAAGAAGGGGCTCACCCGGTTGAAGCCCTGGTGCTCGGTCATGCGGATGGTTTCTTCCAGGGTGACCAGGCCTCCCAGCCCCACTCCCAAGACACATCCCGCCCTGGGAGACCTTTCCTCGTCCAGGACCTCGGGCATCCCGGCCATGGCCCAGGCCATGCGCGCGGCGCCGATGGCGAAATGGATGAAGGGATCGAGCCGACGTATCTTCTTCTTGGGCACCCATTCTTCCGGGTCGAAGTCGTGGACTTCGCCGGCTATCTGGGTCTTGAAAGAAGACGCATCGAAGCGGGTGATGGGACCAATGCCGCTCTTGCCGGCCTTGAGCCCTTCCCAACTCTTTTCCACGCCGGTGCCCAAGGGAGTCACCAGCCCCAATCCAGTTACCACGACCCTACGCTGCACGGCCTCTCCTTAACCGCCCAGAGGCAAACGTATAACCGCGCCTGAGCCGGCAGGTCCGGGCGCGGCCAAAACTCGCCACCGGACGCTATTGCTTAAGCTGCTCGATGTAGTTCCAAGCGTCCTGGACGGTCTTGATCTTCTCGGCGTCCTCGTCGGCGATGGACACGTCAAAGGCCTCTTCCATGGCCATAATCATTTCCACCAGGTCCAGAGAATCGGCGCCCAGGTCGTCGACAAAGGAAGCCTCGGGCACGACGTCCTCGGGGGCCACGGAAAGCTGCTCGCAGATTATCTCTTTGACTTTTGCCTTGATGTCGTCCATGGAAATTATTCTCCCAAATTTACCCGGGCCCTTGGGCCCGCCTTGACATATTCGCTCTGCCTAGCGCAAGCGTCATTGTCGATTTTATAAAATCCGCCCAGGGGGCGGCCTTACATATACAGCCCGCCGTTGATGGAAAGCACCTGCCCGGTGAGGTAGCGCGCCTCGTGCGAACACAGGAAAGCCACCACGTCGGCTACGTCCTCGGGCTGGCCGGGACGGCCGAGGGGAATCATGCTCTTCATTACCTCGGCCACCTTTTCGGGGATGGTCTTGGTCATCTCGGTCTCGATGAAGCCCGGGGCCACGGCGTTGACCCGCACGCCCCTGGGGGCCAGCTCCTTGGCCGCGGTCTTGGTCATGGCGATGACCCCGGCCTTGGAGGCGGCGTAGTTGACCTGGCCGGCATTGCCGATCTGGCCGG contains:
- the acpP gene encoding acyl carrier protein, giving the protein MDDIKAKVKEIICEQLSVAPEDVVPEASFVDDLGADSLDLVEMIMAMEEAFDVSIADEDAEKIKTVQDAWNYIEQLKQ
- a CDS encoding deoxycytidylate deaminase, with protein sequence MKARPSKDAYYLEIAREVSRRGTCLRRKYGAVIVKDDQIVSTGYAGAPRGVANCVDLGRCLRQELNIPSGQRYELCRSVHAEMNAVIHASRSQTLGATLYLSGVEMDDGLPTENPEPCLLCRRVIINAGIDKVVVHPRDAEITALDPQDWIDEENQAARMGLVAPVALEGEYGLSGRKQGENS
- the nrdR gene encoding transcriptional regulator NrdR; translated protein: MRCPFCGKLDNKVVDSRVSKDASVIRRRRQCLDCDQRFTTYERVEEMETYVVKKDGSREVFDRAKLKTGVLKALHKRPVSIEKVDAFLDNLETSFQERNLREIPVRELGEAVMNLLKELDDVAYVRFASVYREFRDVDELMREVKKLVAQREEN
- the fabF gene encoding beta-ketoacyl-ACP synthase II, giving the protein MQRRVVVTGLGLVTPLGTGVEKSWEGLKAGKSGIGPITRFDASSFKTQIAGEVHDFDPEEWVPKKKIRRLDPFIHFAIGAARMAWAMAGMPEVLDEERSPRAGCVLGVGLGGLVTLEETIRMTEHQGFNRVSPFFIPKLIGNMAPGEVSMIHNLKGPNTCVCTACAAGTHAVGEAMKMIQRGVADIMVCGGAEVVCTATTLAGFGAARALSTRNNEPTRASRPFDAQRDGFIMSEGSGVLVLEDLESAKARGANILAELVGYGLSADAYHMTAPDPSAMGFVRCMKMALDDAGVAPEDVDYINAHGTSTDLNDATETKAIKILFGDYAYKVAISSTKSMLGHMLGATGGVEAAIAVLALRDQIMPPTVNYENPDPECDLDYVPNQAREGKINTVLSNSFGFGGTNASVLFKTYQP
- the ribD gene encoding bifunctional diaminohydroxyphosphoribosylaminopyrimidine deaminase/5-amino-6-(5-phosphoribosylamino)uracil reductase RibD; amino-acid sequence: MAIRPPEPQDIHFMRRALALTRRGLGRSSPNPAVGAVVVARGRVVGQGWHAKAGEPHAEVHALKQAGELARGATIYVTLEPCHHAGRTPPCTQGILAAGIARVVYGASDPNPRVAGGGGSFLAEQGLDVTPGVLEAACAWEHRFFMTHVTTGRPHVILKTAATMDGKTASATGHSRWVTGGASRRFVHRLRGWVDAIMVGSGTALADDPQLTCRLAGRSNPLRVVVDSRLRLPVTARVLDPAQAPGCLVACLDGAPLERAQALSDAGAQVLRLPPDAAGRVDLSALLGELGGRGITSLLAEGGAGLAWSLLEGGLVNEVMYFYAPKLVGGAAAPSMVGGPGLERMDKAWPLSRPMVRRFGDDVMLWSIIQA